A window of the Labeo rohita strain BAU-BD-2019 chromosome 1, IGBB_LRoh.1.0, whole genome shotgun sequence genome harbors these coding sequences:
- the dctpp1 gene encoding glutamyl-tRNA(Gln) amidotransferase subunit B, mitochondrial, which translates to MALQQNGIGSKHNGETSSHHPSTSGNGEIQPEQAERFTFTSEPTLEDIRRMQAEFTDERNWNQFHKPRNLLLALVGEVGEVSELFQWRGEVAEGLPDWTESEREHLAQELSDVLIYLVELAEKCHVDLPQAVLRKMALNRLKYPASKVHGSAKKYTEYKD; encoded by the coding sequence ATGGCACTGCAGCAAAACGGGATCGGATCCAAACATAACGGCGAAACTTCAAGCCATCACCCGTCTACGAGTGGTAACGGAGAAATTCAGCCTGAACAGGCCGAGCGATTCACTTTCACCTCCGAACCCACACTTGAAGATATCCGCCGTATGCAGGCTGAATTTACAGACGAGAGGAACTGGAACCAGTTCCACAAGCCGCGGAACCTGCTGCTGGCGCTGGTCGGAGAGGTCGGGGAGGTGTCGGAGCTGTTCCAGTGGCGCGGGGAGGTGGCGGAGGGTCTACCGGACTGGACCGAGTCGGAACGGGAGCACCTGGCCCAGGAACTCAGCGACGTATTGATCTATCTCGTTGAACTGGCTGAAAAATGCCACGTTGACCTACCTCAAGCTGTCCTCCGCAAAATGGCCCTCAACAGGCTCAAGTATCCGGCCAGCAAAGTTCATGGATCTGCAAAGAAATACACAGAATACAAGGACTGA